The following proteins are co-located in the Streptomyces bottropensis ATCC 25435 genome:
- a CDS encoding LacI family DNA-binding transcriptional regulator: MVADPVRRRPTLDAVAELAGVSRSVASRVLNNAPHVSRPKREAVERAVRQLGYVPDPSARALATRQTGAAALVISGEEPSIFADPFFAQVIVGASAALEEADLHLMLCLAASDRGRERVAELLRCKGADGVMMMALREGDPLARAAEESDLPVVFGGLPVGTVPRWYVDVDNTGGARAATEHLLARGRTRVAAICGRMDTEAGRARYRGYRDAVLAAGLDPFPPREGDFTEAGGAAVMAALLAEHPDVDGVFAASDNMGAGALRTLRQAGRPVPGAVAVVGFDDLAVARIADPPLTTVHQPIAALGREMARMLAAIVDGQDPTPLILPTRLVVRSSS; encoded by the coding sequence ATGGTGGCGGATCCGGTGCGTCGGCGGCCCACGCTCGACGCCGTGGCCGAACTCGCCGGGGTCAGCCGGTCCGTGGCCTCCCGCGTCCTCAACAACGCACCGCACGTCAGCCGTCCGAAACGCGAGGCGGTCGAGCGGGCCGTCCGGCAGCTCGGTTACGTACCCGATCCGAGCGCCCGCGCCCTGGCCACCCGGCAGACGGGCGCGGCCGCCCTGGTCATCTCCGGAGAGGAACCGTCGATCTTCGCGGATCCGTTCTTCGCCCAGGTGATCGTGGGGGCGTCGGCCGCTCTGGAGGAGGCCGACCTGCATCTGATGCTGTGCCTGGCCGCCTCCGACCGGGGACGCGAACGGGTGGCGGAGCTGCTCCGCTGCAAGGGCGCCGACGGCGTGATGATGATGGCGCTGCGCGAGGGCGATCCGCTGGCCCGGGCGGCCGAGGAGTCGGACCTGCCGGTGGTGTTCGGCGGACTCCCGGTCGGGACGGTCCCCCGCTGGTACGTGGACGTCGACAACACCGGCGGAGCCCGCGCGGCGACCGAGCACCTGCTCGCACGCGGCAGGACGCGGGTGGCGGCGATCTGCGGGCGCATGGACACCGAGGCGGGGCGTGCCCGGTACCGCGGCTACCGGGACGCCGTGCTGGCGGCCGGGCTCGATCCGTTCCCCCCGCGCGAGGGCGACTTCACCGAGGCCGGGGGAGCCGCCGTCATGGCCGCGCTGCTGGCCGAACACCCGGACGTGGACGGGGTGTTCGCGGCCAGCGACAACATGGGGGCGGGGGCGCTGCGCACCCTGCGTCAGGCGGGCCGGCCGGTCCCCGGGGCCGTGGCGGTGGTCGGTTTCGACGACCTGGCGGTGGCCCGGATCGCCGATCCGCCGCTCACCACCGTCCACCAGCCCATCGCGGCCCTCGGGCGCGAGATGGCGCGCATGCTCGCCGCGATCGTCGACGGCCAGGACCCCACCCCGCTGATCCTGCCCACCCGGCTGGTCGTCCGTTCCAGTTCCTGA
- a CDS encoding DUF6192 family protein, with product METAVDTGKVDVDGELAKLLQGE from the coding sequence ATCGAGACCGCAGTCGACACCGGCAAGGTCGACGTCGACGGCGAGCTGGCCAAACTGCTGCAAGGCGAGTAG